Proteins from a single region of Mucilaginibacter daejeonensis:
- a CDS encoding helix-turn-helix domain-containing protein: protein MQKAKPYRISSVTEIHRLMALPKPHHPLISIVDLKGLKNDHDIDAVVFDMYVISMKRGCDNLVYGQQKYDFDEGLLAFLSPGQILRGDENGIPANLEGWMLFIHPDLLWNTSLAAKIKRYEFFGYATHEALFMSDKEETVINDIIRNIRNEYNANIDRFSQDIIIANLETLLNYAERFYQRQFITRKITNHKILERLEIILNEYLNDEALLSKSAPTVQYLADTLNMSSKYLSSLLKQLTGQTTQHIIHEKMIEKAKEQLSTTTLSVSEIAYSLGFEHSQSFSKLFKSKTKRSPLEFRASFN, encoded by the coding sequence ATGCAAAAAGCAAAGCCATACCGCATCAGCTCGGTGACAGAGATACATCGCCTGATGGCGCTGCCCAAGCCGCACCATCCGCTGATCAGTATCGTTGACCTGAAAGGCTTAAAGAATGACCATGACATCGACGCGGTGGTATTTGATATGTACGTTATCTCGATGAAGAGGGGTTGTGATAACCTGGTATACGGCCAGCAAAAATACGATTTTGATGAAGGCCTGTTGGCCTTCTTATCGCCCGGTCAGATCTTACGAGGAGATGAGAACGGTATACCCGCCAACCTGGAGGGGTGGATGCTCTTCATCCATCCGGACCTTTTATGGAACACCTCGCTCGCTGCTAAGATCAAGAGATATGAGTTCTTCGGTTATGCTACCCACGAAGCGCTTTTCATGTCTGACAAGGAAGAGACCGTTATTAACGATATCATCAGAAACATCAGGAATGAGTATAATGCTAATATCGATAGGTTTAGCCAGGATATCATCATTGCCAACCTGGAAACCTTGCTCAACTATGCCGAGCGTTTTTATCAGCGCCAATTTATTACGCGTAAGATAACCAACCATAAGATATTGGAACGGTTGGAAATAATTTTAAACGAGTATCTTAATGATGAAGCATTGCTTTCCAAAAGCGCACCTACCGTTCAGTATCTTGCCGACACGCTGAACATGTCGTCCAAATATCTGAGCAGCCTTTTAAAACAGCTGACCGGTCAAACGACCCAGCACATCATCCACGAAAAAATGATCGAAAAGGCTAAAGAGCAATTATCCACCACCACGCTTTCTGTAAGCGAGATCGCTTACAGCCTGGGTTTTGAACATTCACAGTCATTCAGTAAGTTGTTCAAAAGCAAAACCAAGCGGTCGCCGCTGGAGTTCAGGGCCTCTTTCAACTAA
- a CDS encoding FAD binding domain-containing protein, which yields MNSFEYLTASNVSEALRATGESPDAAYLGGGTNLVDLWKYDLTHPELLIDISKLNELKQITNNANGGLRLGALVTNADTAYHPEVENRYPLLSKAILAGASAQIRNMATNGGNLLQRTRCYYFYDAASPCNKRVPGSGCPAINGYNRIHAILGASEQCIAVFPSDMCVALSALDAVVNITGPNGDRQIAFHDFHRLPAAKPEKDNALQSGELITSIDLPAEGFEQHYSYLKLRDRHSYAFALVSVATGLKLKDGIIDEVRIALGGVAHKPWRSPEAEEFLKGKPATAESFEGAANIILADARGYEHNRFKIELAKRAIVRNGIMALDPSSQRPGAQPSL from the coding sequence ATGAATAGTTTCGAGTATCTAACTGCCTCAAACGTGAGCGAGGCGCTACGGGCCACTGGCGAGTCGCCTGATGCTGCCTATTTGGGTGGCGGCACCAACCTGGTCGATCTGTGGAAGTATGACCTGACCCATCCTGAATTATTGATCGACATTAGTAAACTCAATGAGCTAAAGCAAATAACTAACAACGCCAACGGCGGACTGCGATTAGGGGCACTGGTCACTAATGCCGACACGGCTTATCACCCGGAGGTGGAAAATAGGTATCCATTGCTTTCCAAAGCGATACTTGCCGGCGCATCAGCACAGATACGAAACATGGCCACTAATGGAGGTAACTTGCTACAGCGTACGCGTTGCTACTACTTTTATGATGCGGCTTCGCCTTGTAATAAACGGGTACCAGGTTCCGGTTGCCCGGCTATCAATGGATATAACCGTATCCATGCGATACTGGGTGCAAGCGAACAGTGTATCGCTGTTTTTCCGTCCGACATGTGCGTAGCCTTATCAGCGCTGGATGCAGTGGTCAATATTACGGGCCCGAACGGTGACCGGCAGATCGCTTTTCACGATTTTCATCGTTTACCAGCGGCGAAGCCTGAAAAGGATAACGCGTTGCAAAGCGGCGAATTGATCACAAGCATCGACCTTCCTGCCGAGGGTTTTGAACAGCATTATTCATATCTCAAATTGCGCGACAGGCATTCTTACGCCTTTGCACTTGTCTCTGTGGCAACAGGTCTTAAATTGAAGGATGGTATCATTGATGAGGTCCGCATTGCGTTGGGCGGGGTAGCCCACAAGCCATGGCGTTCGCCCGAAGCGGAAGAATTCCTTAAAGGTAAACCTGCAACGGCCGAAAGTTTTGAAGGTGCCGCGAACATCATCCTGGCAGATGCCAGAGGTTACGAGCATAATCGATTCAAGATCGAGTTGGCCAAAAGAGCCATCGTTCGAAACGGGATAATGGCATTGGACCCATCCTCACAAAGACCAGGCGCACAACCTTCACTTTAA
- a CDS encoding SDR family oxidoreductase, producing the protein MDLQHSTILITGGTSGIGLELVKQLTQIGATIIITGRDLNKLNETRAVFPKVHAFQSDVSDPDSIRKLYDTVSRQFPELNMLINNAGEMRLLDLQDNVPNLEDMTREIDINLSGTIQMTHQFLPILLRQTSSAVVNVSSGIAFMPFSVAPVYSASKAGVRAYTQALRLQLKGTSVKVFEMIPPGVRTNLQKDWILPTDTNSSLSMDVGKMVKVAIKGLQRDEPELNPTLISVIKWASRIVPGALINFGHKEFERFKQLNAKANNSTR; encoded by the coding sequence ATGGACCTACAACATAGCACTATACTGATCACCGGCGGAACAAGTGGTATAGGCTTGGAACTGGTGAAACAGCTTACGCAGATCGGAGCTACTATCATAATCACCGGTCGCGACCTGAATAAATTGAATGAAACACGAGCCGTGTTTCCTAAGGTTCATGCTTTCCAAAGCGATGTGAGTGATCCGGATAGCATCCGGAAGCTTTATGATACCGTGTCGCGGCAGTTCCCAGAGCTTAACATGCTCATTAATAATGCGGGGGAGATGCGCTTGCTTGATCTGCAAGACAATGTGCCGAATCTTGAAGATATGACCCGAGAGATCGACATCAACCTTTCAGGGACCATACAAATGACACATCAGTTCCTGCCGATATTGCTTCGACAAACATCATCTGCCGTCGTGAACGTATCTTCGGGTATCGCGTTCATGCCATTCTCTGTGGCACCCGTGTACAGTGCATCCAAAGCAGGGGTACGTGCTTACACTCAGGCCTTACGTTTACAGTTGAAGGGGACCAGTGTCAAGGTATTTGAAATGATACCTCCCGGAGTGAGAACCAACCTGCAAAAGGACTGGATATTGCCAACGGATACCAATTCATCCCTCTCCATGGATGTCGGCAAAATGGTCAAGGTTGCCATTAAGGGATTGCAGCGCGACGAACCCGAACTCAATCCGACCCTGATCAGTGTAATCAAATGGGCAAGCAGGATCGTTCCAGGTGCGCTCATTAACTTCGGACACAAAGAATTTGAACGGTTCAAGCAATTGAACGCTAAGGCCAACAACTCAACAAGATAA
- a CDS encoding xanthine dehydrogenase family protein molybdopterin-binding subunit, with product MGIQKQVGQPVSRLEGKAKVTGTAKYAAEYNVPGLLYAYVVNSTITKGKILSIDTDVAKAINGVVDILTHDNRPKLAWFDLQYADMDAPPGTVLKPLHDTDVKFYGQPVALVVANDLETARYAATLVKVEYEKDAYATNLTDNLKEARPAKKGMATALKPPPPAPVGDFVDAYAKAPFKVDATYQHGTEHHNPMEMFATTTVHEGDGKLTIYDKTQGTINNQLFVANVFGLSYKDVRVLAPYVGGAFGLGLRPQYQLFLCVMAALHLKRNVRLTLDRQQMFALGHRPQNLQQLRFATDESGKLSATAHSAFVETSNYEDYTEVISGWSHKLYPSPNTLFQYNVVPLDTPTPIDMRAPGGSTALHAIECTMDQLAYALNVDPLELRLRNYADIDSSTGNPFTSKALRECYLSAAERFGWSERDPRPGSMTRGNKLVGYGMATGIWDAYQFPSRVKATITAEGKLIIDNAVTDIGTGTLTVMTQIAADELGLSLEDVTFAYGDSKKPFSMFQGGSSTTSSTGVAIVMAANALKKKLLKIAKGLDGSPFSKADVADLVFRNGGISLVNEPSVFISFVSLVASNKGRPISTTNMGRPHMLKLRKYSKMTHSASFVEVEVDKELKVITVKRAVTAVAAGTIVNPKTATSQISGSMVWGISKALHEETITDPNLGKYMNTNLGEYHIPTHADIGQLEVIFADEKDEMINELGIKGVGEIGLVGMPAAIANAIFHATGKRINKLPIHFDELLDDN from the coding sequence ATGGGGATACAAAAGCAAGTTGGGCAGCCGGTAAGCCGTTTAGAAGGTAAAGCCAAGGTAACAGGAACTGCAAAATATGCAGCCGAGTATAACGTACCGGGGCTGCTTTATGCCTACGTGGTGAACAGCACCATCACTAAAGGTAAGATCCTGAGTATTGATACGGATGTAGCCAAGGCGATAAACGGAGTAGTGGATATACTCACGCACGACAATCGACCTAAATTAGCGTGGTTCGATCTGCAATATGCGGATATGGATGCGCCGCCGGGTACCGTTCTGAAGCCATTGCATGACACTGATGTCAAGTTCTACGGGCAACCCGTAGCGTTAGTGGTGGCCAATGATTTGGAGACCGCCCGCTATGCAGCCACGCTGGTCAAGGTTGAATATGAGAAGGACGCTTACGCTACCAATTTGACAGACAACCTTAAAGAGGCAAGACCGGCAAAAAAAGGGATGGCCACGGCGTTAAAACCACCGCCACCCGCTCCGGTCGGCGATTTTGTGGATGCTTATGCTAAAGCACCGTTTAAAGTGGATGCCACCTATCAACACGGTACCGAACACCATAACCCTATGGAAATGTTCGCTACCACGACCGTTCATGAGGGCGATGGTAAGCTCACGATATATGACAAGACCCAGGGCACGATCAATAACCAGCTCTTTGTGGCCAACGTGTTTGGACTGAGTTATAAGGATGTAAGGGTGCTGGCGCCTTACGTTGGCGGGGCGTTCGGTTTAGGGTTGCGACCTCAGTATCAGCTGTTCCTTTGCGTAATGGCTGCACTGCATTTGAAGCGAAATGTGAGACTTACCCTTGACCGTCAGCAAATGTTCGCGCTTGGGCATCGGCCGCAAAATCTGCAGCAACTGCGTTTTGCCACTGATGAGAGCGGAAAATTAAGTGCCACAGCGCATTCAGCTTTTGTGGAGACCTCGAATTATGAGGATTATACTGAGGTCATCTCAGGTTGGAGCCATAAGCTCTACCCGTCGCCCAATACTCTGTTCCAATATAACGTCGTTCCGCTTGACACGCCTACACCGATAGATATGCGTGCCCCCGGCGGCTCTACCGCGCTGCATGCTATAGAGTGCACCATGGATCAGCTGGCTTACGCGCTGAATGTGGACCCGTTGGAGCTACGTTTGCGAAATTACGCAGATATCGATTCATCGACCGGGAATCCATTTACAAGTAAAGCACTGCGCGAGTGTTACCTATCCGCAGCTGAACGTTTCGGCTGGTCGGAACGTGATCCCCGACCTGGCAGCATGACCCGCGGCAATAAATTAGTGGGTTACGGAATGGCCACTGGTATTTGGGATGCCTATCAGTTCCCATCAAGGGTGAAGGCAACGATCACAGCGGAGGGAAAGCTGATCATTGATAACGCCGTGACCGATATAGGGACGGGAACTTTGACCGTAATGACCCAGATCGCAGCTGATGAACTTGGCCTGTCGTTGGAAGACGTGACCTTTGCTTATGGCGATAGCAAAAAGCCATTCTCCATGTTCCAGGGCGGGTCATCAACGACCTCGTCTACCGGCGTGGCTATCGTGATGGCAGCCAATGCGTTGAAGAAGAAGCTATTGAAGATCGCCAAGGGTTTAGATGGCTCACCGTTCTCCAAAGCGGATGTAGCTGATCTGGTGTTTCGTAACGGTGGTATCTCACTGGTGAATGAACCGTCAGTGTTCATCAGTTTTGTATCGTTGGTGGCCTCAAATAAAGGCAGACCGATCAGTACCACCAATATGGGCCGTCCTCATATGCTGAAGCTGCGCAAGTACAGTAAAATGACCCATAGTGCTTCATTCGTTGAGGTTGAAGTGGATAAGGAGCTTAAGGTGATCACCGTGAAGCGAGCGGTCACAGCGGTGGCTGCGGGCACCATCGTTAATCCTAAAACAGCGACCAGTCAAATAAGCGGTTCTATGGTATGGGGTATCAGTAAAGCACTGCACGAGGAGACCATTACCGATCCCAATTTAGGTAAGTATATGAACACCAATTTGGGTGAATACCATATACCTACACATGCCGACATCGGCCAATTGGAAGTGATCTTCGCCGATGAAAAAGACGAAATGATCAACGAATTGGGCATCAAAGGGGTAGGGGAGATAGGGTTGGTCGGCATGCCTGCGGCCATCGCTAATGCTATATTTCATGCTACGGGTAAACGCATCAATAAGCTACCGATCCATTTTGATGAGTTGCTTGACGACAACTGA
- a CDS encoding TetR/AcrR family transcriptional regulator — MARNVEFNEAEAIQKAMEVFWKKGYNATTLRDLTDAMQINSSSLYNTIGDKQELFVRCVQHYTDIRKKDWEERLGSERSPLSVLVDYIHEAVKIIINGEDSCMAVKSAFEVATNDDRIKQILAADDRRSYQFLHDLIKKAMDNGEIRDDEDPALLADYFNSTWTGWYESFILHRDAVKIKRMAEYFIKQLTK; from the coding sequence ATGGCCAGGAATGTAGAATTTAACGAAGCAGAAGCTATTCAAAAAGCGATGGAGGTCTTTTGGAAGAAGGGCTACAACGCAACTACGCTTCGCGACCTGACTGATGCCATGCAGATCAACAGCAGCAGTTTGTACAATACCATTGGTGATAAGCAGGAACTGTTCGTGAGGTGTGTGCAGCATTATACAGATATCCGGAAGAAGGACTGGGAAGAACGCTTGGGCAGCGAAAGGTCACCGTTATCCGTTCTGGTGGACTACATCCATGAAGCGGTCAAGATCATCATCAACGGTGAGGATAGCTGCATGGCGGTAAAAAGCGCCTTTGAGGTGGCGACCAATGATGACCGGATAAAGCAGATACTGGCTGCGGACGACCGGCGGTCGTACCAGTTCTTACATGACCTGATCAAAAAAGCTATGGACAATGGCGAGATCCGTGATGATGAAGACCCCGCACTACTGGCCGATTATTTTAACAGCACCTGGACGGGGTGGTATGAGTCATTCATCCTACACCGCGACGCCGTAAAGATCAAGCGTATGGCTGAATATTTTATTAAACAATTAACCAAATAA
- a CDS encoding Crp/Fnr family transcriptional regulator — MAELLRQQIEKIVELTDDEFEFLLSHFTARTYRKHQYVVQAGDPAPNDHFVLKGLLRSFYINEAGKTHILQFAMEDWWISDPQAFHNRSVATLNIDCIEDTEVLYLSLDMREKLCADLQKMEYFFLKKTAAGYVALQKRILSLLDQNAEDRYDQFVRSYPTLVQRLPKALIASYLGVSRETLSRLSAT; from the coding sequence ATGGCAGAGTTACTCCGGCAGCAAATAGAAAAGATAGTAGAGTTGACCGACGATGAATTTGAGTTCTTATTGTCGCATTTCACTGCCCGCACCTACCGTAAACATCAATATGTGGTACAGGCCGGAGATCCCGCTCCCAATGATCACTTTGTGCTGAAAGGCCTGCTCAGATCATTCTATATCAACGAGGCAGGCAAAACGCATATCCTGCAATTTGCCATGGAAGACTGGTGGATATCTGACCCGCAAGCTTTCCATAACCGAAGCGTCGCGACCCTGAACATCGACTGCATAGAAGATACCGAGGTGTTATACCTATCGCTCGATATGCGTGAAAAGCTTTGCGCTGATCTCCAAAAAATGGAATACTTCTTTCTGAAAAAGACCGCAGCAGGCTATGTTGCGCTGCAAAAGCGCATACTTTCGCTTCTTGACCAAAACGCGGAGGACCGGTACGATCAGTTCGTGCGATCGTATCCGACATTGGTCCAGCGTTTACCCAAAGCGCTTATCGCATCTTACCTGGGAGTATCCAGAGAGACCCTGAGCCGCCTATCAGCCACATGA
- a CDS encoding (2Fe-2S)-binding protein: MNESSLPQGRHDIHLDVNGHPYQLSILPWVSLLDALRERLDLTGTKKGCDHGQCGACTVLCDGKRVLSCLTLAVSKNGASITTIEGIANGDDLHPLQQAFIDHDAFQCGYCTPGQICSAIGLLKEGKAHTREEVQELMSGNLCRCGANIGIINAIMEVKEAGINE, encoded by the coding sequence ATGAATGAGAGCAGCTTGCCACAAGGCCGTCACGACATCCATCTTGATGTGAACGGACATCCATATCAATTAAGCATCCTACCTTGGGTAAGCTTGTTGGACGCATTACGTGAAAGACTTGACCTGACCGGAACAAAAAAAGGATGTGATCATGGTCAGTGCGGTGCGTGCACCGTGTTATGTGACGGTAAACGGGTACTAAGCTGCCTTACGCTGGCCGTTTCAAAAAATGGTGCATCGATCACCACGATCGAGGGGATAGCCAATGGAGATGACCTGCATCCATTGCAGCAGGCCTTCATTGATCATGATGCTTTTCAATGCGGTTATTGTACTCCCGGGCAGATCTGCAGTGCCATCGGTTTGCTAAAAGAAGGTAAGGCACATACCAGAGAAGAAGTACAGGAGTTGATGAGCGGCAACCTTTGCAGGTGCGGAGCTAATATCGGTATCATTAACGCGATCATGGAAGTGAAGGAGGCAGGTATCAATGAATAG
- a CDS encoding VOC family protein produces the protein MHQYIAHIALTVLDYDEAIRFYTEILNFKLVEDTPLSDTKRWVLLLPPGAKECHLLLALATDERQRNSVGNQTGGRVFLFLYTDDLVRDIKAMTAKGVKFIGEPRKETYGSVAVFEDLYGNKWDLLQPTHFK, from the coding sequence ATGCACCAATACATCGCTCATATCGCACTGACCGTTCTTGACTACGACGAGGCGATCCGCTTTTACACTGAGATCTTAAATTTCAAGCTGGTTGAGGACACTCCTCTCAGTGATACCAAAAGATGGGTGTTGCTATTGCCTCCGGGTGCCAAGGAATGTCACTTACTGCTGGCATTGGCCACTGATGAGCGCCAGCGGAACAGCGTAGGCAACCAGACGGGTGGACGGGTCTTTCTTTTTCTCTATACCGATGATCTGGTACGCGATATTAAAGCGATGACCGCTAAAGGCGTTAAGTTTATTGGCGAACCACGAAAAGAGACCTATGGATCCGTAGCAGTATTTGAGGATCTGTATGGGAACAAATGGGACCTATTGCAACCGACGCACTTTAAATAA
- a CDS encoding SDR family oxidoreductase: protein MEMKDLNGKRALVTGGTKGIGKAIADELAAAGAQVIVSARTRPEETAHHFIKADLTDADQVAALAQEIEDTFGGIDILINNVGGLTTPGGGHSTLTDALWQQELDLNLISAIRLDRILLPQMLAKQSGVIIHISSVSGKQALWNLNMAYAVSKAALNSYSKALSTELADKGVRVLTVAPGATKTDPMVKFLNDYATSAGISPEEGMKQLMAQTGGIPMGRMAEPKEVAQLVHFLVSPSAAYLTGTIYAIDGGSLPVVA from the coding sequence ATGGAAATGAAAGATCTTAACGGAAAAAGAGCATTGGTGACCGGTGGCACCAAAGGTATTGGCAAGGCGATCGCCGATGAGTTGGCTGCCGCTGGTGCACAGGTGATCGTAAGTGCCAGAACAAGGCCCGAGGAGACCGCTCATCATTTTATTAAAGCGGACCTTACCGATGCTGATCAGGTAGCTGCACTTGCGCAGGAGATAGAGGATACTTTTGGAGGTATCGATATACTGATCAATAACGTTGGCGGACTCACCACTCCGGGCGGCGGTCACAGCACGCTGACAGATGCCCTTTGGCAACAGGAGTTGGACCTGAACCTCATTTCAGCCATCCGCCTTGACAGGATATTACTGCCGCAAATGCTTGCTAAACAAAGTGGCGTGATCATCCATATCTCTTCTGTTTCTGGTAAACAAGCTTTATGGAATTTGAACATGGCTTATGCTGTTTCTAAAGCCGCATTGAACAGTTATAGCAAAGCCCTGTCTACAGAATTGGCGGATAAAGGCGTTCGTGTACTGACCGTTGCGCCGGGTGCCACAAAAACAGATCCGATGGTAAAGTTCCTGAATGATTATGCAACATCGGCAGGCATAAGCCCGGAAGAAGGTATGAAACAATTGATGGCCCAAACCGGTGGTATCCCGATGGGCCGTATGGCCGAGCCAAAAGAGGTGGCCCAGTTGGTTCATTTTTTGGTTTCGCCATCGGCAGCCTACCTTACCGGTACCATCTACGCTATAGATGGTGGTTCTTTACCAGTGGTAGCGTAA
- a CDS encoding aldo/keto reductase yields the protein MEIKHITLGSEGLVVPSIGLGCMGMTGFEEGHMYGPADEQEAIATIYRSLELGGNFLDTADLYGPLKNEQLIAKAISGKRDLYILATKFGWEIDDNNKVTWAINGKKEYVKRALERSLKNLNTDHIDLYYLHRLDKSTPIEETVSAMAELVKEGKINYIGLSEVSSETVKRAHAVHPITAVQSEYSLFERTVEERGVLATLKELGIGFVAYSPLGRGFLSGHIKSLDDLPENDFRRAIPRFQGDMFQKNIELVKAIEAMAEAKQVTSSQLALAWIISKGIMPIPGTKRRKYLEQNIAAAAIKLTDADITQLESIVPLGTDTGAPYDEFSMGLID from the coding sequence ATGGAGATCAAACACATCACATTAGGCAGCGAGGGACTCGTGGTGCCGAGTATAGGCCTGGGTTGTATGGGCATGACAGGCTTTGAAGAAGGACACATGTACGGCCCGGCGGACGAGCAGGAAGCCATTGCCACCATTTATCGTTCATTAGAATTAGGCGGTAATTTTTTAGACACTGCCGACCTTTACGGGCCGTTGAAGAACGAGCAACTTATCGCTAAAGCGATCAGCGGCAAGCGCGACCTGTACATTCTGGCCACCAAATTTGGCTGGGAGATCGATGACAACAATAAAGTGACCTGGGCCATCAACGGTAAAAAGGAATATGTAAAAAGGGCATTGGAACGTTCGCTCAAGAACCTGAACACCGATCACATTGACCTGTATTACTTGCACCGCCTGGATAAGAGCACTCCCATTGAGGAAACGGTAAGTGCTATGGCCGAGTTGGTAAAAGAAGGGAAAATTAACTATATAGGCCTGTCAGAGGTTTCGTCAGAAACGGTTAAACGAGCGCATGCCGTACACCCGATCACTGCCGTACAAAGTGAATACTCGTTGTTTGAGCGAACTGTAGAAGAACGCGGTGTGCTGGCGACCTTGAAAGAGTTGGGGATAGGCTTTGTCGCTTATTCGCCCTTAGGCCGAGGATTTTTATCAGGCCATATTAAAAGTTTGGACGACCTGCCGGAGAATGACTTTCGCAGAGCGATCCCGCGTTTCCAAGGGGACATGTTCCAAAAGAATATTGAATTGGTCAAGGCCATAGAAGCTATGGCCGAAGCAAAGCAGGTCACCTCCTCACAGTTGGCATTGGCATGGATCATTAGCAAAGGCATAATGCCCATACCAGGAACTAAACGCAGAAAGTACTTGGAACAGAATATTGCGGCCGCCGCCATCAAACTTACAGACGCCGACATCACTCAACTGGAAAGCATCGTTCCGTTGGGTACTGATACCGGTGCCCCTTATGACGAGTTCAGTATGGGCTTAATTGATTAA
- a CDS encoding helix-turn-helix domain-containing protein, producing the protein MNAINSISQFHRLLSLPEPRHPLVSVIDLAESVFLDDEIWKGFINRFYCVALKREAKGKIKYGQQHYDYDKGVLSFTAPNQVQQLDLQNMECGSGYLLIFHPDLLLQHSLANSIHQYGFFDYAVNEALHLSAEEEEDLITILNKIDKECRHIDKYTQEIVLTHIESLLKYSNRFYERQFLTRKNNNSALLTRFEQLIDDHFDGDVQGLLTVQDIATRMNLSPNYLSDLLRIHTGQNTQQHIHEKLISKAKEKLSTTGLSVSEIAYALGFEHAQSFSTLFKKKTNLSPLEFRQTFN; encoded by the coding sequence ATGAACGCGATCAACTCAATATCCCAATTCCATCGTTTGTTGTCGTTACCTGAGCCGCGGCACCCACTCGTTAGCGTGATCGACCTGGCCGAAAGTGTCTTCCTGGATGACGAGATCTGGAAAGGATTCATTAACCGTTTTTACTGCGTGGCGCTCAAACGTGAGGCTAAGGGAAAGATCAAGTACGGCCAACAACATTACGATTATGATAAAGGAGTGTTGAGTTTTACAGCGCCTAACCAGGTCCAGCAACTTGACCTGCAGAATATGGAATGCGGGTCGGGCTATCTACTGATATTTCACCCCGACCTATTGTTACAGCACTCACTGGCCAACAGCATCCATCAGTATGGCTTTTTTGATTACGCGGTCAACGAAGCGCTACATCTATCGGCCGAAGAAGAAGAGGACCTGATCACCATTCTGAATAAGATCGATAAAGAGTGCCGACATATAGACAAGTATACTCAAGAGATCGTCCTGACCCATATAGAGAGCCTGCTAAAGTATTCGAACCGATTCTATGAACGTCAGTTCCTGACGCGTAAGAACAACAACTCAGCACTACTGACCCGGTTCGAACAGTTGATCGATGACCACTTTGATGGCGATGTACAGGGACTGCTTACGGTACAAGACATCGCTACCCGAATGAACCTATCGCCCAACTACCTGAGCGACCTGCTACGGATACATACCGGGCAAAACACCCAGCAACACATTCATGAAAAGCTGATCTCAAAAGCTAAGGAGAAACTATCGACCACCGGTCTTTCGGTAAGTGAGATCGCCTACGCCTTAGGATTTGAACATGCACAGTCGTTCAGCACACTTTTTAAAAAGAAGACCAACCTGTCTCCGCTGGAATTCAGACAGACGTTCAACTGA